One Methanobacterium sp. DNA window includes the following coding sequences:
- a CDS encoding Mur ligase family protein, protein MKELKTSYIAKEINGTLIGYDKVIGGIFNFLNAARKGDAVIRHWIDEKGVEIAARKGISCVITQNPKGNAIKTAEKLELPIIITEKIELANAFAINWAINKFANDSIRVVITGTNGKSTTAHMIYHILKEAGYCTYTNTDSKSEFNTLIDPMVAKQIAEFGEKIDAMVIEVSEVQGWLDNIMKDHAYLMTSAIDPDVVVITNVALDHIGLVNSIEETFDETSGAVKAINKENSHLILNNDDPLVKKMENLTPAKNIIFFGNNAQISNNENGIVYNGNIIIKKNDLPFKGNHFIQNIMAAIGAVISLNIDHKTIEHAVKTYKPLKRRFTIINNNPYIIDDFAHNPDGIRATIENAALMSNGNFFVVSAIRGSRGEIINQVNAEAIADGLQNIHYKLIVTSSNDVVDNLNIVTEDEKKVFVDTLENRGIKYIFYKRLYDALEEVLNLADNKDTILLIGAQGMDPANELLEKILKSKKKLITN, encoded by the coding sequence ATGAAAGAACTTAAAACATCATATATTGCAAAAGAAATAAATGGGACACTCATTGGCTATGATAAAGTTATAGGTGGTATTTTCAATTTTTTAAATGCAGCTCGAAAAGGAGATGCAGTAATCAGGCACTGGATAGATGAAAAGGGAGTTGAAATTGCAGCCCGAAAAGGAATTTCATGCGTAATAACCCAAAATCCTAAAGGTAATGCCATAAAAACTGCTGAAAAACTTGAATTACCAATAATTATAACAGAAAAAATAGAATTAGCCAATGCTTTCGCTATTAACTGGGCTATTAATAAATTTGCAAATGATTCTATTCGTGTTGTCATAACTGGAACTAATGGTAAATCTACAACTGCCCATATGATTTATCATATATTAAAAGAAGCAGGTTACTGTACTTACACTAACACTGATTCAAAATCAGAATTTAACACACTTATAGATCCAATGGTAGCAAAACAAATAGCCGAATTTGGAGAAAAAATAGATGCAATGGTAATAGAAGTTTCAGAAGTTCAAGGATGGCTTGATAATATTATGAAAGATCATGCCTACTTAATGACCTCAGCAATTGATCCTGACGTTGTGGTTATAACTAATGTGGCCCTAGATCATATAGGACTTGTAAATTCAATTGAAGAAACCTTTGATGAAACATCAGGTGCAGTAAAAGCAATTAATAAAGAAAATAGCCATTTAATCTTAAATAATGATGATCCTCTTGTTAAAAAAATGGAAAATCTTACACCTGCTAAAAATATCATATTCTTCGGAAATAACGCACAAATCAGCAATAATGAAAATGGAATTGTATATAATGGAAATATTATAATTAAAAAGAATGATCTCCCATTTAAAGGCAACCACTTCATTCAAAACATCATGGCAGCTATTGGAGCAGTTATATCCTTAAATATAGATCATAAAACTATTGAACATGCTGTTAAGACATACAAACCCTTAAAAAGAAGATTTACAATAATAAATAACAATCCTTATATTATTGATGATTTTGCCCATAACCCTGATGGAATACGTGCTACAATAGAAAATGCTGCTTTAATGAGTAATGGAAACTTTTTTGTGGTTTCAGCTATCCGTGGATCAAGAGGAGAAATTATTAATCAAGTAAATGCAGAAGCTATTGCTGATGGACTTCAAAATATCCATTATAAACTCATTGTAACCAGTAGTAATGATGTAGTAGATAATTTAAACATCGTAACTGAAGATGAAAAAAAAGTTTTTGTAGATACACTTGAAAATAGAGGGATAAAATATATCTTTTATAAAAGATTATATGATGCTTTAGAAGAAGTTCTAAACTTAGCAGATAA